From a region of the Williamsia phyllosphaerae genome:
- a CDS encoding acyl-CoA thioesterase yields the protein MTEREPRSERELTAADYPVQWPVTTRWADNDMYGHLNNAVYYQLFDTAINGWIIGATGIDPISAPAQGVVVQSGCKYFRSVEFPHALTVGIRVSRLGNSSVTYDLGLVDAEGDDATIAARGSWVHVYVDTDTRRPVAIPEPIRNLLTGAETEAPS from the coding sequence GTGACAGAGCGAGAGCCGCGCTCGGAGCGGGAGCTCACCGCCGCCGACTACCCGGTGCAGTGGCCGGTGACGACCCGGTGGGCCGACAACGACATGTACGGCCACCTCAACAACGCCGTGTACTACCAGCTCTTCGATACCGCGATCAACGGGTGGATCATCGGCGCGACCGGAATCGATCCGATCAGCGCGCCCGCGCAGGGTGTCGTCGTCCAATCCGGCTGCAAGTACTTCCGTTCCGTCGAGTTCCCTCACGCTCTCACGGTCGGGATCCGCGTCTCGCGGCTGGGGAACTCCAGCGTCACCTACGATCTGGGCCTCGTCGACGCCGAGGGGGACGACGCCACGATCGCCGCCCGGGGCAGCTGGGTGCACGTCTACGTCGACACCGACACCCGACGCCCGGTCGCCATCCCCGAACCGATCCGCAACCTGCTCACGGGAGCAGAGACCGAGGCCCCGTCATGA
- a CDS encoding HpcH/HpaI aldolase/citrate lyase family protein, which translates to MNPPPKTDSDVDAEDIGSRIDPVLARSWLLVNGVSADRFQAAAHSRADIVVLDIEDAVAPKDKVSARDNVIEWIAAGNSDWVRVNGFGTPWWADDLDALRAVGESGATVGGVMLAMVESVDHVTETAKKLPGVRIVALVETARGLERISEIAAAKGTFRLAFGIGDFRRDTGFGDQPATLAYARSRFTIAAKAAHLPSAIDGPTVGSSALKLSEATAVSSEFGMTGKICLAPDQCAAVNEGLSPSQEEIAWAREFFTEFERDGGEIRNGSDLPRIARATKIIDLARSYGIEIHPDHDDPDHIPAPSDTYHY; encoded by the coding sequence ATGAACCCGCCACCGAAAACCGACAGCGATGTCGATGCCGAGGATATCGGCTCACGCATCGACCCCGTGCTCGCCCGTAGCTGGCTCCTGGTCAACGGTGTGTCGGCCGACCGTTTCCAGGCGGCCGCGCACTCCAGGGCCGACATCGTCGTCCTCGACATCGAGGACGCCGTCGCCCCGAAGGACAAGGTCTCCGCCCGCGACAACGTCATCGAATGGATCGCCGCGGGCAACTCGGACTGGGTCCGCGTCAACGGCTTCGGCACGCCGTGGTGGGCCGACGATCTCGACGCCCTGCGTGCCGTGGGGGAGAGCGGCGCCACCGTCGGCGGGGTGATGTTGGCGATGGTGGAGTCGGTCGACCACGTCACCGAGACCGCCAAGAAACTCCCCGGGGTGCGCATCGTCGCCCTCGTCGAGACCGCGCGTGGGCTGGAGCGCATCAGCGAGATCGCCGCGGCGAAAGGAACGTTCCGTCTCGCGTTCGGTATCGGCGACTTCCGCCGCGACACCGGCTTCGGCGACCAGCCCGCCACGCTGGCGTACGCCCGCTCGCGGTTCACCATCGCCGCCAAGGCAGCACATCTGCCCAGTGCGATCGACGGACCCACCGTCGGCTCCTCGGCGCTCAAGCTCAGCGAGGCGACCGCGGTGAGCTCCGAGTTCGGTATGACCGGCAAGATCTGTCTCGCCCCGGACCAGTGCGCCGCGGTCAACGAGGGTCTCTCACCCTCGCAGGAGGAGATCGCCTGGGCGCGTGAGTTCTTCACCGAGTTCGAACGTGACGGCGGCGAGATCCGCAACGGGTCAGATCTCCCGCGTATCGCGCGGGCCACGAAGATCATCGACCTCGCCCGCTCGTACGGCATCGAGATCCACCCCGACCACGACGATCCCGATCACATCCCGGCGCCGTCGGACACCTACCACTACTGA
- the sdhA gene encoding succinate dehydrogenase flavoprotein subunit, whose protein sequence is MQEHRYDVLIVGAGGAGMRAAIEAGPRARTAVLTKLYPTRSHTGAAQGGMCAALANVEEDNWEWHTFDTVKGGDYLADQDAVEIMCKEAIDAVLDLEKMGLPFNRTPEGKIDQRRFGGHTRDHGKSPVRRACYAADRTGHMILQTLYQNCVKHDVEFFNEFYALDLCLSENEAGEKVATGIVAYELATGEIHVFHAKSIVFATGGSGRMFKTTSNAHTLTGDGMGIVFRKGLPLEDMEFHQFHPTGLAGLGILISEAVRGEGGILRNADGERFMERYAPTIKDLAPRDIVARSMVLEVLEGRGAGPNKDYVYIDVTHLGAEVLEEKLPDITEFARTYLGVDPVTEYVPVFPTCHYVMGGIPTNIHGEVLADADTVVKGLYAAGECACVSVHGSNRLGTNSLLDINVFGRRAGIAAADYATSAEFVDLPETPTKMVDEWLELVLSEHGHERVADIRTELQASMDANASVFRTEETLKQALTDVHALKERYNHIRVHDKGTRFNSDLLEAIELGFLLEMAEVTVVGALNRKESRGGHAREDYPDRDDTNYMRHTMAYKKGNELLSDIELGWKPVVQTRYEPMERKY, encoded by the coding sequence ATGCAGGAACATCGTTACGACGTGTTGATCGTCGGCGCCGGTGGAGCGGGGATGCGCGCGGCCATCGAGGCCGGCCCCCGTGCCCGTACCGCCGTGCTCACCAAGCTCTACCCCACCCGTAGCCACACCGGCGCGGCTCAGGGCGGCATGTGCGCCGCACTGGCCAACGTCGAGGAGGACAACTGGGAGTGGCACACCTTCGACACCGTCAAGGGCGGCGACTACCTCGCCGACCAGGACGCCGTGGAGATCATGTGCAAGGAGGCGATCGACGCCGTCCTCGACCTCGAGAAGATGGGGCTGCCGTTCAACCGCACCCCCGAGGGCAAGATCGACCAGCGCCGCTTCGGCGGGCACACGCGTGACCACGGCAAGAGCCCGGTCCGCCGCGCCTGTTACGCCGCCGACCGCACCGGCCACATGATCCTGCAGACGCTGTACCAGAACTGCGTCAAGCACGACGTGGAGTTCTTCAACGAGTTCTACGCGCTCGACCTGTGCCTGAGCGAGAACGAGGCCGGCGAGAAGGTCGCCACCGGCATCGTGGCCTACGAGCTCGCCACCGGTGAGATCCACGTCTTCCACGCCAAGTCGATCGTCTTCGCGACCGGCGGCTCGGGACGCATGTTCAAGACCACCTCGAACGCGCACACCCTGACCGGCGACGGCATGGGCATCGTGTTCCGCAAGGGCCTGCCGCTCGAGGACATGGAGTTCCACCAGTTCCACCCGACCGGTCTGGCCGGCCTGGGCATCCTGATCTCCGAGGCCGTCCGCGGCGAGGGCGGGATCCTGCGCAACGCCGACGGTGAACGCTTCATGGAGCGCTACGCCCCGACCATCAAGGACCTGGCGCCACGCGACATCGTCGCCCGGTCGATGGTGCTCGAGGTGCTCGAGGGCCGCGGCGCCGGACCGAACAAGGACTACGTCTACATCGACGTGACCCACCTCGGCGCCGAGGTGCTCGAGGAGAAGCTCCCCGACATCACCGAGTTCGCCCGTACCTACCTCGGTGTCGACCCGGTGACCGAGTACGTGCCGGTGTTCCCCACCTGCCACTACGTCATGGGCGGCATCCCCACCAACATCCACGGTGAGGTCCTCGCCGACGCCGACACGGTCGTCAAGGGTCTCTACGCCGCCGGTGAGTGTGCCTGCGTCTCGGTGCACGGCTCGAACCGCCTCGGCACCAACTCGCTGCTCGACATCAACGTGTTCGGCCGTCGCGCCGGCATCGCTGCCGCCGACTACGCGACCTCGGCCGAGTTCGTCGACCTGCCCGAGACCCCCACCAAGATGGTCGACGAGTGGCTCGAGCTGGTGCTCTCCGAGCACGGCCACGAGCGTGTCGCCGACATCCGCACCGAGCTGCAGGCGTCGATGGACGCCAACGCGTCGGTGTTCCGCACCGAGGAGACCCTCAAGCAGGCCCTCACCGATGTGCACGCTCTCAAGGAGCGCTACAACCACATCCGGGTGCACGACAAGGGGACGCGGTTCAACAGCGATCTCCTCGAGGCCATCGAGCTCGGCTTCCTCCTGGAGATGGCGGAGGTGACCGTGGTGGGCGCACTCAACCGCAAGGAGTCGCGCGGCGGACACGCCCGCGAGGACTACCCCGACCGCGACGACACCAACTACATGCGGCACACGATGGCGTACAAGAAGGGCAACGAGCTCCTCTCGGACATCGAACTGGGCTGGAAGCCCGTCGTGCAGACCCGCTACGAGCCGATGGAGCGTAAGTACTGA
- a CDS encoding YihY/virulence factor BrkB family protein produces MVARVDALQRRNRAVGYVIGVIYKFIDDQGGYLAALITYYAFLSLFPILLLVTTILGFLLADDPAMQANLLDSALGEFPIIGDQLGQPRQLGGGTAGVVIGVIVALYGASGIGQAAQNAMNVIWAVPRNSRPNPLLSRLHSLRLVVVLVMALAATTALSLLGNFFDSLGAWSTGGLTVAAVVLNAFIFSQGYRIGTARSLRLRDVAPGAIVMAVAWQLLQTFGAVYVGGVVRNASATNSVFAVVLGLLAFLYLTSAAVVFCAEINAVWVNQLFPRALLTPFTDAVDLTKGDRRAYTQQAKAQRAKGFEQIVVRFDQDDEKTPRD; encoded by the coding sequence ATGGTGGCCCGCGTCGATGCGCTGCAACGACGCAATCGCGCCGTCGGTTACGTGATCGGCGTGATCTACAAGTTCATCGACGACCAGGGCGGGTATCTCGCCGCGTTGATCACCTACTACGCGTTCCTGTCGCTGTTCCCGATCCTGCTGCTGGTGACGACGATCCTCGGGTTCCTGCTCGCCGACGACCCGGCCATGCAGGCCAACCTCCTGGATTCGGCGTTGGGGGAGTTCCCCATCATCGGTGACCAACTCGGTCAGCCCCGGCAACTCGGCGGCGGCACCGCCGGCGTCGTCATCGGTGTGATCGTGGCGCTCTACGGCGCGTCCGGCATCGGACAGGCCGCCCAGAACGCGATGAACGTCATCTGGGCGGTGCCGCGCAACTCGCGCCCCAACCCGTTGCTGTCGCGGCTGCACAGCCTGCGGCTGGTGGTCGTGTTGGTGATGGCCCTGGCCGCGACCACGGCGTTGTCGCTGCTGGGCAACTTCTTCGATTCCCTGGGCGCATGGTCGACCGGGGGGCTGACCGTCGCCGCGGTTGTGCTGAACGCGTTCATCTTCTCGCAGGGCTACCGGATCGGGACCGCGCGTTCGCTGCGACTGCGCGACGTCGCGCCCGGCGCCATCGTGATGGCGGTGGCCTGGCAGCTGCTCCAGACGTTCGGCGCGGTGTACGTCGGCGGTGTGGTCCGCAACGCCAGCGCGACCAACAGTGTCTTCGCCGTCGTCCTCGGCCTGCTGGCCTTCCTCTACCTGACCTCTGCGGCGGTGGTGTTCTGCGCCGAGATCAACGCGGTGTGGGTCAACCAGCTCTTCCCTCGCGCCCTGCTCACCCCGTTCACCGACGCTGTCGACCTCACCAAGGGGGACCGTCGGGCCTACACACAGCAGGCGAAAGCGCAGCGCGCCAAGGGGTTCGAGCAGATCGTGGTCCGATTCGACCAGGACGACGAGAAGACGCCGCGGGACTGA
- a CDS encoding thymidine phosphorylase, whose product MSTHDAVSVIASKRDGHALTDEQIDWVVDAFTTGAVADEQMSALTMAIFLRGMDRREIARWTQAMINSGERMDFGALRRDGRGLRTVDKHSTGGVGDKITLPLAPLVASYGLAVPQLSGRGLGHTGGTLDKLESIPGWRADVTSAEMMTQLADVGAVVCAAGSGLAPADKRLYALRDVTATVESIPLIASSIMSKKIAEGTAALVLDVKVGGGAFMKSIDDARELAETMVALGADAGVQTVALLTAMSTPLGHTAGNAIEVAESVEVLAGGGPDDVVELTLALAAEMLAAGGVDADPATNLANGRAMDTWRAMITAQGGDPDAPLPRAEHEDVITVENDGVLTRLDAMGVGVAAWRLGAGRARQGEAVQHEAGVRWHARPGDRVRAGDPLFTLSTRTPERFAAAREALRDAVTVADAHDGVSDLAGPLVIDRVTVGS is encoded by the coding sequence GTGAGCACCCACGACGCGGTCTCGGTGATCGCCTCCAAGCGGGACGGCCACGCCCTCACCGATGAGCAGATCGACTGGGTGGTCGACGCCTTCACCACCGGTGCCGTGGCCGACGAGCAGATGTCGGCCCTGACCATGGCGATCTTCCTGCGAGGGATGGATCGTCGTGAGATCGCCCGCTGGACACAGGCGATGATCAACTCCGGCGAACGAATGGACTTCGGTGCGTTGCGGCGGGACGGCCGAGGACTGCGCACGGTCGACAAACACTCCACCGGCGGTGTCGGGGACAAGATCACGCTCCCACTCGCCCCGTTGGTCGCCTCGTACGGACTCGCGGTGCCGCAGCTCTCCGGTCGCGGACTCGGCCACACCGGCGGCACTCTGGACAAACTCGAGTCGATCCCGGGGTGGCGTGCCGACGTCACCTCCGCCGAGATGATGACCCAGCTCGCCGACGTAGGGGCGGTCGTCTGCGCCGCGGGGTCGGGTCTGGCCCCCGCCGACAAGCGGCTCTACGCGCTGCGCGACGTCACCGCGACCGTGGAGTCGATCCCCCTGATCGCGTCGTCGATCATGAGCAAGAAGATCGCCGAGGGCACCGCGGCGTTGGTGCTCGACGTGAAGGTCGGCGGCGGTGCGTTCATGAAGTCGATCGACGACGCGCGAGAGCTGGCCGAGACCATGGTCGCGCTCGGTGCCGACGCGGGCGTGCAGACCGTCGCGCTGCTGACCGCGATGTCGACCCCGTTGGGACACACCGCCGGCAACGCCATCGAGGTGGCGGAGTCGGTGGAGGTCCTCGCCGGCGGCGGCCCGGACGACGTCGTCGAACTGACGCTCGCGTTGGCGGCGGAGATGCTCGCTGCCGGGGGCGTCGACGCCGACCCCGCGACCAATCTGGCCAACGGCCGCGCGATGGACACCTGGCGGGCGATGATCACCGCCCAGGGTGGCGACCCGGATGCGCCGTTGCCCCGGGCCGAGCACGAGGACGTCATCACCGTCGAGAACGACGGCGTGCTCACGCGACTCGACGCGATGGGTGTCGGGGTGGCCGCCTGGCGACTCGGTGCCGGTCGCGCTCGGCAGGGCGAGGCCGTCCAACATGAGGCCGGGGTGCGCTGGCACGCCCGTCCCGGTGATCGCGTTCGTGCCGGCGATCCGCTGTTCACCCTGTCGACCCGGACCCCCGAGCGGTTTGCCGCGGCGCGGGAAGCGCTGAGAGACGCGGTCACCGTCGCCGACGCGCACGACGGTGTGAGCGATCTGGCGGGGCCTCTGGTGATCGATCGCGTTACCGTCGGATCATGA
- the sdhC gene encoding succinate dehydrogenase, cytochrome b556 subunit: MSTQTEVAPDPVRRRSLYRGDPGMWSWVLHRITGVSIFFFLFVHVLDTAMIRVNPDTYDKIIDTYKTPIIGLMEIGLVACVLYHALNGVRIILIDFWSKGPKYQRQMLWTILSVFVIVFAAGAIRMLQLLIHNL; the protein is encoded by the coding sequence ATGAGTACTCAAACCGAGGTCGCGCCAGATCCGGTGCGCCGCCGTTCCCTGTATCGCGGGGACCCGGGAATGTGGTCGTGGGTCCTCCACCGCATCACCGGCGTGTCGATCTTCTTCTTCCTCTTCGTGCACGTCCTGGACACCGCGATGATCCGCGTCAACCCGGACACCTACGACAAGATCATCGACACGTACAAGACGCCGATCATCGGCCTGATGGAGATCGGTCTCGTCGCCTGTGTGCTGTACCACGCACTCAACGGCGTGCGGATCATCCTCATCGACTTCTGGTCGAAGGGTCCCAAGTACCAGCGTCAGATGCTCTGGACCATTCTCAGCGTCTTCGTGATCGTCTTCGCCGCAGGCGCGATCCGGATGCTCCAGCTCCTGATCCACAACCTGTAA
- a CDS encoding cytidine deaminase — MSPSIDWDLLRSKATEIMAHAYAPYSDFPVGAAALVDDGRIVLGCNVENVSYGLGLCAECSLAGDLRRTGGGRLIALSVTDRRGLALMPCGRCRQILLEHGGAALLVDHRDGPLPLSDLLPHAFGPDDIAAARGLDA; from the coding sequence ATGTCGCCCTCGATCGACTGGGATCTGTTGCGCAGCAAGGCAACAGAGATCATGGCCCACGCGTATGCGCCCTATTCGGATTTCCCGGTGGGCGCCGCCGCCCTGGTCGACGACGGACGGATAGTCCTCGGATGCAATGTGGAGAATGTCTCATACGGTCTCGGCCTGTGCGCGGAGTGTTCGCTGGCAGGGGACCTGCGACGTACCGGCGGGGGGCGTCTGATCGCCCTGTCGGTGACCGATCGGCGGGGCCTCGCCCTGATGCCGTGCGGCCGGTGTCGGCAGATTCTGCTCGAGCACGGCGGGGCGGCGTTGCTCGTCGACCACCGCGACGGTCCGCTCCCGCTGTCCGATCTCCTGCCGCACGCGTTCGGTCCCGACGACATCGCCGCCGCCCGGGGACTCGACGCGTGA
- a CDS encoding adenosine deaminase, giving the protein MNDLRAVAPLDPGALRLAPKVLLHDHLDGGLRPATVLDLAHEVGYGDLPADDAESLARWFRESADSGSLVRYLETFTHTVAVMQTAAALARVARECAEDLADDGVVYAEVRFAPEQHLTAGLSLDEVVEAVLDGFAEGVAAAADAGRTIVMRCLVTAMRHAARSREIAELAVRFRHRGVVGFDIAGAEAGYPPSRHLDAFEYMRANNAPFTIHAGEAFGLPSIHEAISFCGTDRLGHGVRVIDDISLPAGSDLAAHTFAGAELGDVANYVRDKRIPLELCPSSNVQTGAVASIADHPFNVLARLRFRVTVNTDNRLMSDTSMSKEFITLHDQFGYGWADFERFTVNAMKSAFVHFDERLALIDDVIKPGYAVLIG; this is encoded by the coding sequence ATGAACGATCTCCGCGCCGTGGCGCCCCTCGATCCCGGTGCACTCCGACTGGCGCCGAAAGTGTTGCTGCACGACCATCTCGACGGCGGACTGCGTCCGGCGACCGTCCTCGACCTCGCTCACGAGGTCGGTTACGGCGACCTGCCCGCAGACGACGCCGAGTCGCTGGCCCGCTGGTTCCGGGAGTCGGCCGACAGCGGCTCCCTGGTCCGCTACCTCGAGACGTTCACCCACACGGTGGCGGTCATGCAGACCGCGGCCGCTCTCGCGCGGGTGGCCCGCGAGTGTGCCGAGGACCTCGCCGACGACGGTGTCGTCTACGCGGAGGTGCGCTTCGCTCCCGAACAGCACCTCACCGCCGGGCTGTCGCTCGACGAGGTGGTCGAGGCAGTCCTCGACGGCTTCGCCGAGGGCGTGGCCGCCGCCGCGGACGCGGGTCGGACGATCGTGATGCGCTGCCTGGTGACGGCGATGCGGCATGCGGCCCGCTCGCGCGAGATCGCCGAGTTGGCCGTTCGGTTCCGACATCGCGGCGTGGTCGGCTTCGACATCGCCGGCGCCGAGGCCGGGTACCCGCCGAGCCGCCACCTCGACGCCTTCGAGTACATGCGCGCCAACAACGCGCCGTTCACCATCCACGCGGGCGAGGCCTTCGGGCTCCCGTCGATCCATGAGGCCATCAGCTTCTGCGGCACCGACCGGCTCGGTCACGGCGTGCGGGTCATCGACGACATCTCCCTGCCCGCGGGTTCCGACCTCGCGGCGCACACCTTTGCAGGCGCCGAACTCGGCGATGTCGCGAACTACGTGCGGGACAAGCGGATCCCACTGGAGCTCTGCCCGAGCTCGAACGTGCAGACCGGTGCGGTGGCGAGCATCGCCGATCACCCGTTCAACGTGCTGGCACGGTTGCGCTTCCGGGTGACGGTGAACACCGACAACCGCCTGATGAGCGACACGTCGATGAGCAAGGAGTTCATCACGCTGCACGACCAGTTCGGCTACGGCTGGGCCGATTTCGAACGCTTCACGGTCAACGCGATGAAGTCGGCCTTCGTGCACTTCGACGAGCGGCTCGCGCTCATCGACGATGTGATCAAGCCGGGATACGCCGTCCTGATCGGCTGA
- a CDS encoding glycoside hydrolase family 27 protein, whose amino-acid sequence MRTSRTVRAIAAGAALCVAVACAPAPGDVIDDASVAIPGVAATPPMGWNSWNAFGCDIDETTIRSQADALVSSGLAAAGYRYVVVDDCWYSPQRAADGTLTASSQRFPSGMAALGRYLHARGLRFGIYAGASEQTCAQLSGTYPGRTGSAGHETTDARTFASWGVDYVKYDWCSANSDLDDQKEAFTAMRDAIRATGRPMVYSINPNSGVTSDDGVPGARHDWGGVATMTRLTNDISPQWTTDSGSNGYQGIADIIDASADATARVSAGRWTDLDMLEIGVGTSLTAAQQRSHLALWAMMAAPLVAGNDLTVMDSATAALLRTPGVLAIDQDRAARPATAVTADGTVRTRELSGGRRAVSLSNRGATATTMSFTPGTGVPVHDVWTGTSVPVGSDGTVRVTVAPDDTALFETTSGGSGQ is encoded by the coding sequence GTGAGGACATCCCGAACGGTGCGGGCGATCGCCGCCGGCGCCGCGCTGTGCGTCGCCGTCGCCTGCGCCCCCGCGCCGGGTGACGTGATCGACGACGCGTCGGTGGCGATCCCCGGTGTCGCGGCCACCCCGCCGATGGGGTGGAACAGCTGGAACGCGTTCGGGTGTGACATCGACGAGACGACCATCCGGTCCCAGGCCGACGCGCTGGTCTCGTCCGGCCTGGCCGCGGCCGGATACCGGTACGTGGTTGTCGACGACTGCTGGTACTCGCCGCAGCGCGCCGCCGACGGCACCCTGACGGCGTCGTCGCAACGGTTTCCCTCCGGCATGGCCGCACTCGGCCGCTACCTTCACGCACGCGGTCTGCGGTTCGGGATCTATGCAGGCGCGAGCGAGCAGACGTGCGCCCAACTCTCGGGCACCTACCCGGGACGGACCGGGAGCGCCGGTCACGAGACGACCGACGCGCGGACGTTCGCGTCGTGGGGCGTGGACTACGTCAAATACGACTGGTGCTCGGCGAACTCCGATCTCGACGATCAGAAGGAGGCTTTCACAGCGATGCGTGACGCCATCCGGGCGACGGGACGGCCGATGGTCTACAGCATCAATCCCAACAGCGGCGTGACGAGCGACGACGGGGTGCCCGGGGCGCGCCACGACTGGGGCGGTGTCGCGACCATGACCCGATTGACCAACGACATCAGTCCGCAGTGGACCACCGACTCCGGGTCGAACGGATATCAGGGCATCGCCGACATCATCGACGCGTCCGCCGACGCCACCGCACGGGTGTCGGCCGGACGGTGGACCGATCTCGACATGCTCGAGATCGGTGTCGGGACGAGTCTGACCGCCGCGCAACAACGCTCACATCTGGCCCTGTGGGCGATGATGGCCGCACCCCTGGTGGCGGGCAACGACCTGACCGTCATGGATTCCGCGACCGCGGCGCTGCTGCGCACACCGGGTGTCCTGGCGATCGATCAGGACCGGGCCGCGCGCCCGGCGACGGCGGTGACCGCCGACGGCACCGTGCGCACCCGCGAGCTGTCCGGTGGACGACGGGCGGTGTCGCTGAGCAATCGGGGCGCCACGGCCACGACGATGTCGTTCACGCCGGGGACGGGTGTACCGGTCCACGACGTGTGGACCGGTACGAGCGTCCCGGTCGGGTCCGACGGGACGGTGCGGGTCACCGTCGCGCCCGACGACACCGCGCTGTTCGAGACGACGTCGGGCGGCTCGGGTCAGTAG
- a CDS encoding succinate dehydrogenase hydrophobic membrane anchor subunit — MTTSQAPNIAKTVGTAHDRPASLDNPRSPRRPKGGNFEKNAWLFMRFSGLALIILTLGHMTIMLTLDNGVHRIDSAFVAQRWGQPFWQIWDLSMLWLAQLHGGNGVRTVIADYSRKDSTRFWLNVVLALSMILTVGLGTYAILTFNV, encoded by the coding sequence ATGACGACTTCGCAAGCACCCAACATCGCCAAAACAGTTGGCACCGCTCACGACCGCCCGGCGAGCCTGGACAACCCGCGTTCGCCGCGTCGCCCCAAGGGCGGCAACTTCGAGAAGAACGCATGGCTGTTCATGCGCTTCTCCGGACTCGCGCTGATCATCCTCACGCTGGGCCACATGACGATCATGCTGACCCTCGACAACGGCGTGCACCGGATCGACTCGGCCTTCGTCGCACAGCGCTGGGGACAGCCGTTCTGGCAGATCTGGGACCTGTCCATGCTCTGGCTCGCCCAGCTGCACGGCGGCAACGGCGTGCGCACCGTGATCGCGGACTACTCCCGCAAGGACTCCACGCGCTTCTGGCTCAACGTGGTTCTCGCGCTGTCGATGATCCTCACCGTGGGGCTCGGCACGTACGCAATCCTCACCTTCAACGTGTAG
- a CDS encoding succinate dehydrogenase iron-sulfur subunit: protein MTTAPDIARDPRTDDPPLPPVPDEATMVTLKISRFNPEEPDAQGWESFRVPALETDRLLNLLLYVKGYLDGTLTFRRSCAHGVCGSDAMRVNGVNRLACKLLMKDLLPKNKDGSFKDKEVTITVEPIKGLPVEKDLVVDMEPFFDAYRKVKPFLMTSGNEPTRERIQSQTDRARFDDTTKCILCACCTTSCPVFWNEGSYFGPAAIVNAHRFIFDSRDEGAAERLDILNEVDGVWRCRTTFNCTDACPRGIQVTQAIQEVKRALMFSR from the coding sequence ATGACCACCGCCCCCGACATCGCACGTGACCCGCGGACCGACGATCCGCCGTTGCCCCCCGTCCCCGACGAGGCGACGATGGTCACGCTCAAGATCTCCCGGTTCAACCCCGAGGAGCCCGACGCGCAGGGCTGGGAGAGCTTCCGCGTCCCCGCTCTGGAGACCGACCGGCTCCTGAACCTGCTGCTGTACGTCAAGGGCTACCTCGACGGCACGCTGACCTTCCGTCGCAGCTGCGCCCACGGCGTCTGCGGCAGTGACGCGATGCGCGTCAACGGCGTCAACCGTCTGGCCTGCAAGCTGCTGATGAAGGACCTGCTGCCCAAGAACAAGGACGGCTCGTTCAAGGACAAAGAGGTCACCATCACGGTGGAGCCGATCAAGGGTCTCCCCGTGGAGAAGGATCTCGTCGTCGACATGGAGCCGTTCTTCGACGCGTACCGCAAGGTCAAGCCGTTCCTGATGACCAGCGGCAACGAGCCGACGCGTGAGCGCATCCAGAGCCAGACCGACCGCGCCCGGTTCGACGACACCACCAAGTGCATCCTGTGTGCGTGCTGCACCACGAGTTGCCCGGTGTTCTGGAACGAGGGCAGCTACTTCGGTCCCGCGGCCATCGTCAACGCGCACCGGTTCATCTTCGACAGCCGCGACGAGGGTGCCGCCGAGCGTCTCGACATCCTCAACGAGGTCGACGGTGTGTGGCGCTGCCGCACCACCTTCAACTGCACCGACGCGTGCCCCCGCGGCATCCAGGTCACGCAGGCCATCCAGGAGGTCAAGCGCGCGCTGATGTTCTCGCGCTAG